In Stieleria varia, one genomic interval encodes:
- the amrS gene encoding AmmeMemoRadiSam system radical SAM enzyme, producing the protein MTAAITPTKWYEIESDGRIVCRLCPRECHLKDGDRGFCFVRQNVDGKMVLDTYGKSTGFCIDPIEKKPLNHFLPGTPVLSFGTAGCNLGCKFCQNWDISKSREVARLSDHAMPDEIAQTAADTGCRSVAFTYNDPIIWAEYAIDTATACRDRGIHSVAVTAGYLSQQARPEFFAAMDAANIDLKAFSESFYYRVTGSHLQPVLDTIAYACNETDCWVELTNLIIPNNNDDPDEWRRMCDWLVSTIGTDVPIHFTAFHPDFRLQNQPRTSHETLIAAYDLARQSGLRYVYVGNVHDVERQSTYCHGCGALLIQRDWHQLGHYAMQGNRCQACQCVIPGRFEATPGTWGQRRQRVKIQSRTLPVVPNEVRMSQTNPTDIIHWSDAEQDAIHAAACHFVATSVLGEDSDPPLSVLPELASRMIHGVYVTLKRGETLRGCCGMLGAEMSLGDALADSAARTTRDPRMSAISASELPYLTLSVSILGPPRPISARGDDRVDQVKIGQHGLRIRIGQNSGLLLPVVAIEQGWNAKQFLDAVCRKAGLPAGTWRSDQAELMLFDGIYFGGPFQLPETLGQSARDKLQSAERQAVSPAALSTVTRWISNAVAQASKSPDALGSPATALADRVDEVNVNGYMLRIRQAESSSSWLQLSLRDTIAMQASLQQTLRGARSSANDSTSPEESAEVALAVLTGPIHHGDAKTADLRGIDPQCRAIVATDGRRWSVRFDRESPPEQTLAKVLAAERFDAGTTQLYSLHCDSNVPALGTSLGIAAMSQFTVRPPAVADRFYSGADAQRDAEVDALISGLPPVAKRTVNAAMVPHAGLRFSGEIAADTWRRIELPRDVLIISPKHTGDGVDWAVAPYTRWQLSGDAALEGNEEMATSLAACHEGLELDSAAHRGEHGIEIQLPILYRLAPQTRVTAIAMRSATWEQLQDLAVSLAAWMKSQASPPLLVISSDMNHYADEIENRTRDRMALDALRTGDAKALLDVCEAENISMCGQVPAALVLLTLRHLGITPAYDEIAYATSAQYGGDPQRVVGYAGVLL; encoded by the coding sequence ATCAGACGGTCGGATCGTCTGTCGCCTTTGCCCTCGGGAGTGTCATCTCAAGGACGGTGATCGCGGGTTCTGTTTCGTTCGACAGAATGTCGATGGAAAGATGGTGCTGGATACCTACGGAAAAAGCACCGGTTTTTGCATCGATCCGATCGAGAAGAAACCACTCAATCATTTTTTGCCCGGTACCCCCGTGCTGAGTTTCGGCACCGCGGGATGCAATCTCGGTTGCAAGTTTTGCCAAAACTGGGACATCTCCAAGAGCCGTGAAGTCGCCAGGCTGAGTGACCACGCGATGCCGGACGAGATCGCCCAGACGGCCGCCGATACCGGATGCCGAAGTGTTGCGTTCACGTACAACGATCCGATCATCTGGGCCGAGTACGCGATCGACACCGCAACTGCGTGCCGAGATCGCGGGATCCATTCGGTCGCAGTCACCGCAGGGTACCTTTCCCAGCAGGCGAGACCTGAGTTCTTTGCCGCCATGGACGCGGCCAACATCGATCTCAAGGCCTTCAGTGAGTCGTTCTACTACCGCGTGACCGGATCGCACTTGCAGCCAGTCTTGGACACCATCGCATACGCGTGCAATGAAACGGATTGCTGGGTCGAGCTGACAAATCTAATCATCCCCAACAACAACGACGATCCGGATGAGTGGCGACGCATGTGCGATTGGTTGGTTTCCACGATCGGCACGGATGTACCGATCCACTTCACCGCTTTTCACCCCGACTTTCGCTTACAGAATCAACCTCGAACGTCTCACGAGACATTGATCGCCGCTTATGACTTGGCACGTCAGTCGGGGCTGCGATATGTCTACGTCGGCAATGTCCATGACGTGGAGCGACAAAGTACTTATTGTCATGGGTGCGGCGCTTTGCTGATCCAACGAGACTGGCATCAACTGGGACACTACGCGATGCAAGGCAACCGATGCCAAGCATGCCAATGCGTGATCCCCGGTCGCTTTGAGGCAACGCCCGGCACCTGGGGGCAGCGTCGCCAGAGAGTCAAGATCCAATCGCGCACACTACCCGTCGTTCCGAATGAAGTTCGCATGAGCCAAACAAATCCTACCGACATCATCCACTGGTCAGACGCAGAGCAAGACGCTATCCACGCCGCCGCGTGTCACTTCGTCGCCACGTCGGTCCTCGGCGAAGACTCCGATCCGCCTCTGTCCGTCCTGCCAGAGCTTGCCTCTCGCATGATTCATGGCGTGTATGTGACGCTCAAGCGAGGTGAAACGCTGCGTGGTTGCTGCGGAATGCTGGGCGCAGAAATGTCGCTTGGCGATGCGCTGGCAGACTCTGCGGCCCGAACCACACGTGACCCCAGGATGTCGGCCATCTCCGCTTCCGAACTGCCGTACCTGACGCTTTCGGTTTCCATCCTCGGGCCTCCCCGGCCCATCTCTGCTCGTGGTGACGACCGTGTCGACCAAGTCAAGATTGGACAACACGGCTTGAGGATCCGTATCGGGCAAAACTCAGGCCTGCTGCTGCCGGTCGTTGCGATCGAACAGGGTTGGAATGCCAAGCAGTTTCTGGACGCCGTGTGTCGAAAGGCAGGTTTGCCGGCGGGGACTTGGCGAAGCGATCAAGCGGAGTTGATGCTGTTTGACGGAATCTATTTCGGAGGACCGTTTCAATTGCCTGAGACGCTTGGCCAGTCCGCAAGAGACAAGTTGCAATCAGCGGAACGCCAAGCCGTCTCGCCAGCCGCCCTTTCCACAGTGACGCGTTGGATCTCGAATGCTGTCGCGCAAGCGTCCAAGAGCCCGGATGCGTTAGGATCACCCGCCACAGCACTCGCCGACCGTGTCGATGAAGTGAACGTGAATGGCTACATGTTGCGGATCCGACAAGCCGAGTCATCCAGCAGTTGGCTGCAGCTGAGTCTTCGTGACACGATTGCCATGCAAGCATCTCTCCAGCAAACACTCCGCGGCGCAAGATCATCTGCAAACGATTCGACGTCTCCCGAGGAGTCTGCGGAGGTCGCTCTGGCTGTGTTGACCGGTCCCATCCATCACGGCGATGCGAAAACGGCTGACTTGCGCGGGATCGATCCGCAGTGTCGAGCCATCGTCGCGACCGATGGACGACGATGGTCCGTTAGGTTCGACCGGGAATCGCCCCCGGAGCAGACTTTGGCAAAGGTGCTGGCTGCCGAGCGATTTGATGCAGGAACCACCCAGCTCTACTCGCTTCATTGTGACAGCAACGTCCCCGCACTGGGGACCTCGCTGGGAATCGCTGCGATGTCCCAGTTCACGGTCCGCCCACCAGCGGTCGCCGATCGTTTCTACAGTGGCGCCGACGCGCAGCGGGACGCCGAAGTCGATGCGTTGATCAGTGGGCTGCCTCCGGTTGCCAAGCGAACGGTCAATGCAGCGATGGTGCCACACGCGGGATTGCGGTTCAGTGGTGAGATCGCCGCTGATACCTGGCGACGGATTGAATTGCCGCGAGACGTCTTGATCATCAGCCCCAAGCACACCGGTGATGGGGTCGACTGGGCCGTGGCACCGTACACTCGATGGCAGCTTTCGGGCGACGCGGCGTTGGAGGGGAACGAGGAAATGGCAACCAGTTTGGCTGCCTGTCATGAGGGATTGGAGTTGGACTCTGCCGCTCACCGCGGCGAGCACGGGATCGAAATCCAATTGCCGATCCTGTATCGATTGGCGCCACAAACACGCGTTACCGCGATCGCGATGCGAAGTGCCACGTGGGAGCAACTGCAAGATCTCGCGGTGTCGCTAGCGGCTTGGATGAAGTCGCAGGCTTCGCCGCCGTTGCTGGTCATCAGCAGCGACATGAATCACTACGCGGACGAGATCGAGAATCGAACTCGTGATCGCATGGCCCTCGACGCGTTGCGTACGGGAGATGCCAAAGCGTTGTTGGATGTGTGCGAAGCAGAAAACATCAGCATGTGCGGGCAAGTTCCAGCGGCCCTGGTGCTGTTGACGCTGCGGCATCTGGGAATCACACCGGCGTACGATGAAATCGCCTACGCAACCAGCGCTCAATACGGCGGCGACCCGCAACGCGTCGTCGGCTACGCGGGTGTCTTGTTGTAG
- a CDS encoding carboxypeptidase-like regulatory domain-containing protein, translating into MIRTLCCFGFALAMLVPAQAADDVRLNQLTVRQWVQRDDSGTVRGKIIVPAEGGVAKAVANAQVVMVGRDGQVIRSVAKTDDQGQFEFKNVEAGVYALTARADFVFACCAMHVLPSDAPNSLSLPNEAQIAAANVDYTSVNSAIIRYLPPNVKTNVVFDTADMAALATVEPSDDADTFRIAQTDGGLTGRLYRAGVAQGRLDGCALTNVFIIKDGVEIFRAVTSPSGEFRIDGLDAGNYSLMAVGPDGLGLVGFELVDESEIETVKVQTASGERLVAKFGKHCCCNAIAVQVAPCPQITSCVQEVIISEEIISESVVGETIMSEVPLADVPVGDPGAGYAPGYGGYSGYGGGGGGYGGGGGGGFGGGGGLPALAGLAGIGAVIAATTSDDDGVIVATPPSPIVP; encoded by the coding sequence ATGATTCGCACGCTTTGTTGTTTCGGTTTTGCCCTCGCGATGCTTGTTCCCGCGCAAGCCGCTGACGATGTTCGTCTCAATCAACTGACGGTACGTCAGTGGGTCCAGCGAGATGATTCGGGCACGGTTCGTGGGAAAATCATCGTTCCTGCGGAAGGCGGCGTCGCCAAGGCCGTTGCGAACGCTCAGGTTGTCATGGTGGGACGAGACGGACAAGTCATTCGCTCGGTTGCCAAGACGGATGACCAAGGCCAGTTCGAGTTCAAGAACGTGGAAGCCGGTGTTTACGCGTTGACGGCCCGTGCAGATTTCGTTTTCGCATGCTGTGCGATGCACGTTCTGCCAAGCGACGCACCGAATAGCCTGTCGCTGCCAAACGAAGCACAGATTGCCGCTGCGAACGTGGACTACACTTCGGTCAACAGTGCGATCATTCGCTACCTGCCTCCGAACGTAAAGACAAACGTCGTTTTTGACACTGCTGACATGGCTGCACTTGCCACCGTCGAGCCATCGGACGACGCAGACACGTTCCGTATTGCTCAGACCGACGGTGGTTTGACCGGACGTCTCTATCGTGCCGGTGTCGCACAAGGACGCCTGGACGGTTGTGCTTTGACAAACGTGTTCATCATCAAAGACGGCGTCGAAATCTTTCGTGCCGTGACTTCACCCTCCGGTGAGTTCCGCATCGATGGTTTGGACGCTGGTAATTACTCGCTGATGGCAGTCGGACCGGATGGCTTGGGGCTGGTTGGTTTTGAGCTGGTCGACGAATCGGAAATCGAAACAGTGAAGGTTCAGACCGCATCGGGCGAGCGATTGGTTGCCAAGTTTGGCAAACACTGCTGCTGCAACGCGATTGCCGTTCAAGTTGCCCCATGCCCTCAAATCACGTCTTGTGTTCAAGAAGTGATCATCAGCGAAGAGATCATTTCTGAAAGCGTTGTCGGCGAAACGATCATGAGCGAAGTACCGCTGGCAGACGTTCCAGTCGGCGATCCAGGTGCTGGTTACGCCCCCGGTTACGGTGGCTACAGTGGATACGGTGGCGGTGGCGGAGGATACGGCGGCGGCGGCGGTGGCGGATTCGGTGGTGGCGGCGGTTTGCCAGCCCTCGCTGGATTGGCTGGCATCGGTGCGGTCATCGCGGCAACGACCTCGGATGACGACGGAGTGATCGTCGCGACGCCTCCAAGCCCGATCGTTCCCTGA
- a CDS encoding sulfatase family protein, producing MNRSTNSLLLTSILVATSIAMLHRTSISAAEPPVNLLIIQTDEHNFRTLGCYRDTLPKEQAFVWGPKAIVETPAIDSIAKRGAICTSFYATSPVCTPSRASFFTGHYPQDTNSWQNDRPMRSDIKTFAAMLTDAGYKTGYAGKWHLDGPGKPQWAPERQFGFADNRFMFNRGHWKKFELTDDGPRVGGRSKSGSPNYDLAGADKKTFSTDWLTDRAIDFVRQHAQQPFCFHLSLPDPHGPNTVRPPYDTMYQDLPIHPPMTFDRAAENPKWADASGRNAIKTFQTQQMALYFGMVRCIDDNVARLLATLDELDLTDHTMVVFTSDHGDLCYEHGRLNKGNPYEGSAKIPMIIAAPKIIPAGTVVDEALGTVDFLPTVMTLMGKPAGQGVQGRDASKLLTGKSVDDWHDITFLRSAGPAAGWIAAVSDRYKLVVSVADTPWLFDLQDDPDELINQLAASPHHPAAKEFAQAILQYAEQFKDPHAENPKIRSQLLELAKH from the coding sequence ATGAATCGTTCTACCAACAGCTTGCTCCTGACCTCAATCTTGGTGGCGACTTCGATTGCGATGCTGCATCGGACTTCGATCTCTGCCGCTGAGCCACCCGTCAACTTGTTGATCATTCAAACGGATGAGCACAATTTTCGAACATTGGGGTGCTATCGTGATACGCTGCCCAAGGAGCAGGCATTCGTGTGGGGTCCAAAGGCGATCGTCGAAACGCCTGCGATCGACTCGATTGCCAAACGCGGGGCGATTTGTACTTCTTTCTATGCCACCAGTCCGGTCTGCACGCCCTCACGCGCGTCGTTCTTTACCGGGCACTACCCACAAGACACCAACAGTTGGCAGAACGATCGCCCCATGCGCAGCGATATCAAGACCTTTGCCGCCATGCTTACTGACGCGGGTTACAAAACAGGATACGCAGGTAAATGGCACTTGGATGGACCCGGTAAACCTCAATGGGCGCCCGAGCGGCAGTTCGGATTTGCCGACAATCGATTCATGTTCAACCGCGGACACTGGAAAAAGTTTGAGCTCACCGATGACGGTCCGCGGGTCGGAGGTCGCAGCAAGTCGGGTTCGCCAAACTACGACTTGGCCGGCGCGGATAAAAAGACATTCAGCACGGACTGGCTGACCGATCGGGCGATCGATTTTGTACGACAGCACGCACAGCAGCCCTTTTGTTTTCACTTGAGTTTGCCAGATCCGCACGGTCCCAACACAGTGCGTCCTCCCTACGACACCATGTACCAAGACTTGCCGATTCACCCACCAATGACTTTTGATCGGGCGGCAGAGAATCCGAAATGGGCTGATGCATCCGGCCGCAATGCGATCAAGACGTTTCAGACACAGCAGATGGCGCTCTACTTTGGCATGGTCCGCTGTATCGATGACAATGTCGCTCGACTCTTGGCGACATTGGATGAGCTGGATCTGACCGATCATACGATGGTGGTGTTCACCTCCGACCACGGCGACCTTTGTTACGAGCACGGGCGTCTCAACAAGGGGAACCCGTACGAGGGCAGTGCCAAGATACCGATGATCATCGCCGCGCCGAAGATCATCCCGGCTGGCACGGTCGTGGACGAAGCCTTGGGGACCGTCGATTTTTTGCCAACCGTCATGACGCTGATGGGCAAGCCAGCAGGGCAAGGTGTTCAAGGACGTGATGCATCCAAGCTGCTGACGGGCAAGTCTGTCGACGATTGGCACGACATCACTTTTCTACGAAGCGCGGGGCCTGCTGCAGGCTGGATCGCTGCGGTCAGTGACCGCTACAAACTGGTTGTCAGCGTGGCCGACACGCCTTGGCTGTTCGACTTGCAGGATGATCCAGACGAACTGATCAACCAACTGGCGGCGTCACCTCATCATCCCGCCGCAAAGGAATTCGCCCAAGCCATCCTGCAGTACGCAGAACAATTCAAGGACCCCCACGCAGAGAATCCAAAGATCCGGTCGCAATTGCTGGAGCTCGCCAAGCACTAG
- a CDS encoding peptidase — translation MNDKKTPRRQFTKQLALGSLLVPTILYAQNKSGSGAVIVGDGEHTYECLHDWGLDSLPAQHQYGWTSNGVALDSMGQLYVSHHGAPGSIFVFDQAGRFVRELASQHRVKEEAAGHGIDIRTEDDGEFLYLSPDHASMAFTKMTLGGEIVWQKGKSDLEKDSGLKLSRYRPTNSSFRPDGGYYLGDGYGSSYVFEYDKHDSFVRAMGGLGNQDGKFNTPHGQWLDDRDGTPKLVVADRANQRLQWFAMDGTHLKSVGGFVKPADIDVQGDWLIVADIGASVTVLNKDNEIVAKLGHDDEWEKRVMDRKQNLRGKRPEWVAGLFVHPHDACFDRDGNIFVSEYVAGGRVTKLRKV, via the coding sequence ATGAACGACAAAAAGACACCGCGTCGACAGTTTACCAAACAGCTCGCGTTGGGATCTTTGTTGGTCCCCACCATTTTGTACGCCCAGAACAAATCCGGCAGCGGTGCCGTGATCGTAGGCGATGGAGAGCACACGTATGAGTGTCTCCACGATTGGGGGCTGGACTCGTTACCTGCCCAGCATCAATACGGATGGACATCCAATGGTGTGGCACTTGATTCGATGGGGCAACTGTACGTCAGTCATCACGGAGCTCCCGGCTCGATCTTTGTTTTTGACCAAGCCGGTCGTTTCGTCCGCGAGTTGGCTTCGCAACACCGGGTGAAGGAGGAAGCCGCTGGACACGGCATCGACATTCGCACGGAAGATGACGGAGAGTTCCTGTATCTCTCACCTGACCACGCATCGATGGCGTTCACCAAGATGACGTTGGGTGGGGAAATTGTCTGGCAAAAGGGCAAGTCGGATTTGGAGAAGGACAGCGGTCTGAAGCTCAGCCGATATCGTCCCACGAACAGCAGTTTTCGACCCGATGGTGGCTACTACCTCGGTGACGGCTACGGCAGCAGCTACGTCTTTGAGTATGACAAGCACGACAGCTTTGTTCGAGCGATGGGCGGACTTGGCAACCAAGACGGCAAGTTCAATACGCCGCACGGGCAGTGGTTGGATGACCGTGATGGCACGCCGAAACTGGTGGTGGCGGATCGGGCGAATCAGCGGCTGCAATGGTTTGCGATGGACGGCACGCACTTGAAATCCGTTGGCGGCTTTGTCAAGCCCGCGGACATCGACGTGCAAGGTGACTGGTTGATCGTCGCGGACATCGGCGCGAGCGTTACCGTGTTGAACAAAGACAACGAAATCGTTGCCAAACTGGGGCACGACGACGAATGGGAAAAACGAGTGATGGATCGCAAGCAGAACCTCCGCGGAAAACGCCCAGAGTGGGTTGCCGGCCTGTTCGTCCATCCACACGATGCGTGTTTCGATCGTGATGGAAACATTTTCGTTAGCGAATACGTGGCAGGCGGCAGAGTCACGAAACTACGCAAGGTCTAA
- a CDS encoding tetratricopeptide repeat protein, whose amino-acid sequence MRLFQRFINLTPVLAVFALGIAHLLPGRLIAAEPPDANPVASIASARQLLQTGEVEAAAEMLIQLDDACVADPQSTDTDPSLELALAARALEAAGKIEAAVVLHQRALAALDRPAAQNVAPQSISVIRIAAGNAALKTGQWTTAANAFAQILEMGDSAPQQFRTLARKSCSKTGWAALSNGQASIAESAYRALIEYSTDAEIQTDRAACELGLAWSVAMQTDRCEDAAELLDAFTSNHPDHADVAQAVAMRAHCLRMAGKLDLASEVSSDLLRRWPESASVSELLAQVAAGVFSATDSDQRVTAIQGVAEPIRNWFRQSTDKQQQQLAPATLALGMWLMGEQSDSSGQDFAADQTLIETLGAELASRERSGQVVSDLLSLYRDSDRMAEAEQYATMVLASGASDQPASANATEAVCRWLGRNERWMILALAAEDLSPETGQDSRTVAVERLFAEALMQSGRRKIATAWWTHLVDQRDANDFATLLRCAETTSSFGTSAEAQARIDAARQAAQEDESRVVLVDMLDAELAIRRVDFDAARGHFERVVRSGQSTSDLRGRAQWMIGESFLLQHRFADAISAYRLVEGIDPDGQWIAPALVQAGQAFEQLGRTREAAICYGDLIGRFPTSRHAAMGRQRLASIAPDENASNRSLR is encoded by the coding sequence TTGCGATTGTTTCAGCGGTTCATCAATTTAACGCCGGTCCTCGCGGTTTTCGCGTTGGGCATCGCTCATCTTTTGCCCGGTCGGCTGATCGCCGCGGAACCGCCCGATGCCAACCCCGTTGCCAGTATCGCTTCCGCTCGCCAATTACTCCAAACGGGCGAAGTCGAAGCGGCGGCTGAGATGTTGATCCAACTGGATGATGCTTGCGTGGCCGATCCACAAAGCACGGACACGGACCCTTCCCTCGAACTTGCCCTCGCCGCTCGGGCGCTGGAGGCGGCGGGGAAGATCGAAGCGGCGGTGGTGTTGCACCAGCGTGCATTGGCCGCTCTGGATCGACCCGCGGCTCAGAATGTCGCGCCACAGAGCATTTCCGTGATCCGAATCGCGGCAGGCAACGCGGCTTTGAAGACCGGGCAATGGACGACGGCCGCGAACGCCTTTGCACAAATCCTGGAAATGGGGGACTCCGCGCCGCAACAGTTTCGAACACTGGCTCGAAAATCGTGCTCCAAAACCGGCTGGGCTGCCTTGTCCAACGGCCAAGCGTCCATCGCGGAATCCGCCTATCGAGCTTTGATCGAATACTCGACCGACGCTGAGATCCAAACCGACCGCGCAGCCTGCGAACTGGGCCTCGCTTGGTCCGTCGCGATGCAGACCGATCGTTGCGAAGACGCGGCCGAGTTGCTTGATGCGTTTACCAGCAATCACCCCGATCATGCCGATGTGGCGCAAGCCGTGGCGATGCGTGCACACTGTCTTCGCATGGCTGGCAAGCTGGATTTGGCCAGCGAAGTCTCATCCGATTTGTTGCGTCGATGGCCCGAGAGTGCTAGCGTCAGCGAGTTGCTCGCTCAAGTTGCTGCCGGAGTGTTCAGCGCGACAGACTCCGATCAACGGGTGACCGCGATCCAAGGCGTCGCCGAACCGATTCGGAATTGGTTTCGACAGTCGACGGACAAACAACAGCAGCAACTCGCGCCAGCAACGTTGGCGTTGGGCATGTGGTTAATGGGAGAGCAAAGTGACAGCAGCGGCCAGGATTTCGCCGCCGACCAAACCCTCATCGAAACCTTGGGCGCCGAGCTTGCATCGCGCGAACGAAGTGGACAAGTCGTATCGGATCTGCTGAGTCTGTATCGTGACAGCGATCGCATGGCCGAAGCGGAGCAGTACGCGACGATGGTGCTGGCGTCCGGTGCCAGCGATCAACCGGCGTCGGCAAACGCCACGGAAGCCGTTTGCCGGTGGTTGGGACGAAACGAACGCTGGATGATCCTGGCTTTGGCCGCAGAGGATCTTTCGCCGGAAACGGGGCAGGACAGTCGAACGGTGGCGGTGGAACGGTTGTTCGCCGAAGCGTTGATGCAGAGTGGGCGACGAAAGATAGCAACCGCTTGGTGGACACACTTGGTTGATCAACGTGACGCCAACGATTTTGCCACCTTGCTCCGTTGTGCCGAAACGACGTCTTCCTTTGGCACCTCCGCGGAAGCTCAAGCGAGGATCGACGCGGCCCGCCAAGCGGCCCAAGAAGATGAGTCACGCGTGGTTTTGGTCGACATGCTTGACGCCGAATTGGCCATTCGTCGCGTGGATTTTGACGCCGCACGCGGCCATTTTGAACGCGTTGTACGCAGCGGCCAATCCACAAGCGATTTGAGAGGGCGGGCCCAATGGATGATCGGCGAGTCCTTTTTGCTGCAACATCGATTCGCCGATGCGATCAGTGCCTACCGACTGGTGGAAGGTATCGATCCGGATGGTCAGTGGATCGCTCCTGCGTTGGTCCAGGCCGGTCAAGCATTTGAACAATTGGGGCGGACACGCGAAGCCGCGATTTGCTACGGAGATCTTATCGGCAGATTCCCCACGAGCCGACACGCAGCCATGGGACGCCAGCGGCTGGCATCCATTGCTCCCGACGAAAACGCTAGCAACCGATCTCTTCGATGA
- a CDS encoding MotA/TolQ/ExbB proton channel family protein has translation MSFLLPLAALGLGMIWVMMSLPDANAQYPQRFPQNNGGFQNNNFQNGQNFGGMQPAQSQPAFRQAARDQYQSSIPAAPTTATDTLGGEATEAATTDEADAGASWMSRMPSFVQKLASGGWLMLPLGVCSLIVFALSLERMISLRRGRVIPRPFVRRFTECVEDGQLSYEEATELCKEFDCPVSEVFRAALRRWGRPMFEIEQAVMDAGDRVSDSLKRFLRVFHAISNVAPLLGLLGTVIGMIQAFEVISDSQSLGRPDMLASGISTALMTTAGGLMVAIPAYLAYMYFSSKSDRYLGEIEKLCQRVVDCISAESLEDGGGKARKRRAA, from the coding sequence ATGTCCTTTTTGTTGCCACTGGCCGCGCTCGGTCTGGGGATGATTTGGGTGATGATGTCGTTGCCCGATGCCAATGCGCAGTACCCGCAGCGATTTCCGCAAAACAACGGCGGCTTTCAAAACAACAATTTTCAGAACGGCCAAAACTTTGGCGGGATGCAGCCTGCGCAGAGTCAGCCCGCGTTTCGCCAAGCCGCACGAGATCAATATCAATCGTCGATTCCCGCAGCACCCACAACCGCGACGGACACCCTGGGTGGCGAAGCGACCGAGGCAGCAACGACCGATGAAGCTGACGCCGGTGCGAGCTGGATGTCTCGCATGCCGAGCTTTGTGCAAAAGCTGGCCAGCGGCGGTTGGCTGATGCTGCCTCTGGGAGTCTGTTCGTTGATCGTATTCGCGTTGTCGTTGGAAAGAATGATTTCGCTGCGCAGAGGCCGCGTCATTCCTCGCCCCTTCGTGCGTCGCTTCACCGAGTGTGTGGAAGACGGCCAGTTGAGCTACGAGGAAGCCACGGAGTTGTGCAAAGAATTTGATTGCCCGGTCTCCGAAGTCTTCCGCGCGGCGCTTCGTCGCTGGGGACGCCCCATGTTTGAGATCGAGCAAGCGGTGATGGATGCCGGCGATCGTGTTTCGGATAGCCTGAAACGATTCCTGCGAGTCTTTCATGCGATCAGCAATGTCGCTCCACTGCTGGGGCTGCTCGGTACCGTGATCGGCATGATCCAAGCGTTTGAGGTGATCAGTGACAGCCAATCGCTCGGTCGTCCCGACATGCTGGCTTCCGGGATCAGCACGGCATTGATGACCACAGCAGGCGGTTTAATGGTCGCGATCCCAGCGTATCTCGCGTACATGTATTTCAGCAGCAAGTCAGACCGTTACCTCGGCGAAATCGAAAAGCTCTGTCAGCGAGTTGTCGATTGCATCTCCGCAGAGAGTTTGGAAGACGGCGGCGGCAAAGCACGCAAGCGCCGGGCTGCTTGA
- a CDS encoding ExbD/TolR family protein — protein sequence MSTRHRSSEEISINLTPMIDVVFLLVIFFMVGTKFSESESRIDVTVPSVGQMQSLAREPDERVVEVTREGEITLDGQLVTMEQLAATLQQQHAAYPGLKVAVRGDGASSFQQVAEVLHVVRSTGVEKLGLAARVEPGGGMRR from the coding sequence ATGTCCACACGACACCGCAGCAGCGAAGAAATCTCGATCAACCTGACGCCCATGATCGATGTGGTGTTCCTGCTGGTGATCTTTTTCATGGTCGGTACCAAATTCAGTGAATCAGAAAGCCGCATCGATGTGACAGTGCCGTCGGTGGGACAGATGCAGAGTCTGGCGCGCGAGCCCGATGAGCGAGTGGTCGAAGTCACACGTGAGGGTGAAATCACGCTCGATGGTCAACTCGTGACGATGGAGCAACTGGCGGCGACACTGCAACAACAGCACGCCGCCTACCCGGGATTGAAAGTCGCCGTCCGAGGCGACGGAGCCAGTTCTTTTCAGCAGGTCGCCGAAGTTCTGCACGTGGTGCGAAGTACCGGTGTGGAGAAACTCGGGCTGGCTGCACGTGTTGAGCCGGGCGGAGGAATGCGACGTTGA